Proteins from a genomic interval of Candidatus Rubidus massiliensis:
- a CDS encoding Putative phosphoribosyl transferasec/MT0597: protein MIYKNRMDAGIQLALKLEKFKNQPDTIVIALPRGGVIVGFEVAQALQLPLDLIFPRKIGAPFNEELAIGAITETGEGFLNKNLIDSLHIDIEYVKQAIEKEKKEALRRLNIYRGNKPFLSLEGKTVILVDDGIATGATMKAAILDIKKRKASQLIIAVPVASYETIHQMQLLVDEIICLTIPINFYAVGQFYEDFRQITDQEVIEKLSFFL, encoded by the coding sequence GTGATTTATAAAAATAGAATGGATGCTGGTATTCAGCTGGCACTTAAATTAGAAAAATTTAAAAACCAACCAGATACCATAGTTATTGCTCTTCCAAGAGGAGGAGTCATCGTAGGTTTTGAAGTAGCTCAAGCATTACAACTCCCTTTAGATCTGATCTTTCCTAGAAAAATAGGAGCTCCATTTAATGAAGAATTAGCAATAGGCGCCATCACCGAAACAGGAGAGGGATTTTTAAATAAAAATTTAATAGACAGTTTGCATATCGATATCGAGTATGTCAAACAAGCCATAGAAAAAGAAAAAAAGGAAGCCCTAAGAAGATTAAACATTTACCGAGGCAATAAACCTTTTTTAAGTTTAGAAGGCAAAACCGTTATTTTAGTAGATGATGGGATAGCAACTGGCGCTACAATGAAAGCTGCTATTTTAGATATAAAAAAAAGAAAGGCATCTCAACTGATTATTGCAGTACCTGTAGCTTCTTATGAAACTATTCATCAAATGCAACTCCTTGTTGATGAAATTATTTGTTTAACCATACCAATTAACTTTTATGCTGTTGGTCAATTTTATGAAGATTTTCGACAAATAACTGATCAGGAAGTGATTGAAAAACTAAGTTTTTTTCTATAA
- the queF gene encoding NADPH-dependent 7-cyano-7-deazaguanine reductase — MNTVELSPLGQKTVYIQTYSPEQLYPVPRSLARKKTNIPESLPFHGIDIWNGYELSWLNKKGKPQFALCTFIFSCTSPTIVESKSLKLYLNSFNQSIFVNASEVQTIIKKDLSLATNSDVEVHIFPHTDLINTSLKDFDGQCVDHLDIETSCYSVTPSFLTTQDECVQEKIYTHLLKSNCLATGQPDWGSIFLHYKGPKINQESFLKYIISYRNHSGFAEHCIEQIYCDILHYCKPELLTVYGCYTRRGGLDINPFRSNFEQRPNLFRHVRQ, encoded by the coding sequence ATGAATACTGTTGAATTATCTCCTTTAGGACAAAAAACTGTTTATATTCAAACTTATAGTCCAGAGCAACTCTATCCAGTCCCTCGCTCTCTTGCTAGAAAAAAAACCAATATTCCAGAAAGCTTGCCTTTTCATGGAATAGATATATGGAATGGCTATGAATTATCTTGGTTAAATAAGAAAGGGAAACCACAATTTGCCTTGTGTACGTTTATTTTTTCTTGCACCTCTCCCACGATTGTTGAATCTAAATCATTGAAACTGTATTTAAACTCCTTTAATCAATCAATATTTGTAAATGCAAGTGAAGTACAAACAATAATAAAAAAAGATTTAAGTCTTGCCACAAACAGTGACGTAGAAGTGCATATTTTTCCACATACCGATTTAATTAATACTTCCTTAAAAGATTTTGATGGGCAATGTGTAGATCATCTCGATATCGAAACAAGTTGTTATTCTGTAACCCCATCTTTTTTAACAACGCAAGATGAGTGCGTGCAAGAAAAAATTTATACGCATCTTTTAAAATCTAATTGTTTAGCAACAGGACAGCCCGATTGGGGCTCAATTTTTCTTCATTATAAAGGCCCTAAAATAAATCAAGAAAGTTTTTTAAAATACATTATTTCTTATAGAAATCATTCAGGTTTTGCTGAACATTGCATAGAACAAATTTATTGTGACATTTTGCACTATTGCAAACCGGAATTACTCACAGTATATGGATGTTACACAAGACGTGGCGGTTTAGACATTAATCCTTTCCGATCCAATTTTGAACAAAGACCAAACTTATTTAGACATGTAAGGCAATAA
- a CDS encoding flagellar biosynthesis protein FliR, translating into MQQSFLLEFIGRSQQFGSFMPFLALLVLFMARIFPIITLAPFFGAKVLPHSIKVVFGLCLFVIFLPELVMVTKSPLDFNVDLIFLFLKELFIGAVFGFIISIPFMIVQNAGILIDHQRGGSSLMVNDPTMQNQSSPFGTFFNLLTILLFFSIDGPFTFINALVDSYQIMPPDGIINASFFEKNSTFLQNQIKLLFQVMSISIRLASPALIIILMTDFFLGIANRLAPQVQITFLGMPLKSLLAILIMFLGLRVLLSEFSKQCIYWLNQFTEMSKLFHT; encoded by the coding sequence ATGCAACAAAGTTTTCTTTTAGAATTTATAGGTCGATCTCAACAATTTGGCAGTTTTATGCCCTTTTTAGCTCTCCTGGTGCTATTTATGGCTAGAATTTTTCCAATTATAACGTTAGCCCCTTTTTTTGGAGCGAAAGTTTTACCTCATAGTATAAAAGTCGTTTTTGGACTTTGCCTATTTGTTATTTTTTTGCCAGAACTTGTTATGGTGACTAAAAGTCCTTTGGATTTTAACGTTGATTTAATTTTTTTATTTCTCAAAGAACTATTTATTGGGGCTGTTTTTGGATTTATAATAAGCATCCCTTTTATGATTGTGCAAAATGCGGGTATTTTAATCGATCATCAAAGAGGTGGATCTAGTTTAATGGTCAATGATCCTACTATGCAAAACCAATCCTCTCCATTTGGCACTTTTTTTAATTTATTAACTATCTTGTTATTTTTTTCAATTGACGGTCCCTTTACATTTATTAATGCATTAGTGGATTCTTATCAAATTATGCCACCTGATGGAATTATCAATGCCTCTTTTTTTGAAAAAAATTCAACATTTTTACAAAATCAAATAAAATTATTATTTCAAGTTATGTCAATAAGCATCCGATTGGCATCCCCAGCTTTAATAATAATCTTGATGACTGATTTTTTCTTAGGAATTGCTAATAGATTAGCTCCACAAGTACAAATCACTTTTTTGGGCATGCCTTTGAAATCTTTATTGGCTATTCTTATCATGTTTTTAGGATTAAGGGTGTTATTATCTGAATTTTCAAAACAGTGTATATATTGGTTAAATCAATTCACTGAGATGAGCAAGTTATTTCATACCTAA
- the fliQ gene encoding Flagellar biosynthetic protein FliQ, with amino-acid sequence MFQTQVVQLAYQALLLILILSAPPILISMFFGILVAIFQAATQIQEQTLSFTIKLVAVTLTLMFMGPWLGSLIMSFAGNIFNNFWQWSLGSPT; translated from the coding sequence ATGTTTCAAACTCAGGTGGTTCAACTTGCCTATCAGGCGTTACTATTAATTTTAATTCTATCTGCTCCACCCATATTAATAAGTATGTTTTTTGGGATTTTAGTGGCTATTTTTCAAGCAGCAACTCAAATTCAAGAACAAACGTTATCATTTACTATAAAGCTTGTTGCCGTTACTTTAACTTTAATGTTTATGGGACCCTGGCTTGGGAGTTTAATTATGTCTTTTGCTGGAAACATCTTTAACAACTTTTGGCAATGGAGTTTGGGGAGTCCAACTTAA
- the fliP gene encoding Flagellar biosynthetic protein FliP precursor, whose product MAINRLFSIRFILLLIVSLCVIAFPTSSLYSQTVIGQQPSSPRSVTTNPSPPSQAPTNPSANPSANASQSLQALDEFGKRPSLLTQGAVLTLLSLSPFLLMILSSFLKIIVVLSLLRTALGVQQSPPNQIINGVALMLSLFIMYPTGLKMYEAAYAVVANSQTPESVTSPNSSAYIIQVTSAAVGPLKDFLKRNSSVRHQALFYRLAYRVLPDENKESLQPDDVMILVPSYITSQLKDAFEIGVLIYIPFFVIDLVTSNILLAMGMMMLSPVTISMPLKLFLLVMLDGWTLVIEGLVNTFR is encoded by the coding sequence ATGGCAATAAATCGGCTTTTCTCGATACGGTTTATACTTTTACTTATAGTATCTTTATGTGTTATTGCTTTTCCCACCAGTTCTTTATATTCTCAAACAGTTATAGGACAACAACCCTCATCCCCTCGTTCTGTAACGACAAATCCTTCGCCTCCATCGCAAGCACCTACAAATCCTTCTGCTAATCCTTCTGCTAATGCTTCGCAGAGTTTACAAGCCTTAGACGAATTTGGAAAAAGGCCCTCCCTTTTGACACAAGGTGCGGTATTGACGTTGCTCTCATTATCACCGTTTCTTTTAATGATTTTGAGTTCTTTTTTAAAAATTATCGTTGTCTTATCTTTATTAAGAACAGCCCTTGGTGTTCAACAATCACCTCCCAATCAAATCATTAACGGCGTAGCTTTAATGTTAAGCTTATTCATTATGTATCCAACCGGATTAAAGATGTATGAAGCCGCTTATGCGGTTGTTGCTAACAGCCAAACACCAGAATCTGTCACTTCTCCAAATTCTTCAGCTTATATTATACAAGTGACTTCTGCAGCCGTTGGACCATTAAAAGATTTTTTAAAACGCAATTCTTCAGTTCGTCACCAAGCTTTGTTTTATCGTCTAGCTTATAGAGTTTTGCCTGATGAAAATAAAGAAAGTTTGCAACCAGATGATGTTATGATATTAGTTCCCTCTTATATCACAAGTCAATTGAAAGATGCCTTTGAAATTGGTGTTTTAATTTACATTCCATTTTTTGTAATTGATTTGGTCACATCAAATATTTTATTGGCAATGGGGATGATGATGTTATCGCCTGTGACTATATCTATGCCACTGAAACTATTTTTATTAGTTATGTTAGATGGTTGGACTTTAGTAATAGAAGGATTAGTAAACACATTTAGGTAA
- the yscL gene encoding Yop proteins translocation protein L, translated as MKSNNSKIFRLINNEQISLEGSKILSSEEYSMTLSAIELIETAKKDAEQLLIKTNQEAQDIKEKAQKEGFEEGLKKWAEQIKYLEEEISNVRGELQKSIFPVALTAAKKIVGREIETNPDTVADIIANSLKSVHQHKKIVIYANRKDIDILEKNKPQLRSIFEHLESLSIRERSDIEPGGSIIETEAGIINAQLSNQWEILERAFENISKGKRGN; from the coding sequence ATGAAATCTAATAACTCAAAAATTTTTCGATTAATAAATAATGAGCAAATTTCCTTAGAAGGCTCAAAAATTTTATCTTCAGAAGAGTATTCAATGACTCTTAGTGCTATCGAATTAATAGAGACAGCTAAAAAAGATGCCGAGCAATTATTGATCAAAACAAATCAAGAAGCACAAGATATTAAAGAAAAAGCCCAAAAGGAAGGTTTTGAAGAAGGATTAAAAAAATGGGCGGAACAGATTAAATATTTAGAAGAAGAGATTAGTAACGTACGTGGTGAATTGCAAAAATCGATTTTTCCGGTAGCTTTAACTGCCGCAAAAAAAATTGTTGGAAGGGAAATAGAAACTAATCCGGATACAGTGGCAGATATTATTGCCAATAGTTTGAAGTCTGTTCATCAACATAAAAAAATTGTTATTTACGCAAATCGTAAAGATATAGATATATTAGAAAAAAACAAGCCACAATTAAGAAGTATATTTGAACATTTAGAATCCCTTTCAATTAGGGAGCGTAGTGACATAGAACCAGGTGGCAGCATTATAGAAACGGAAGCTGGGATTATTAATGCTCAACTTTCGAATCAGTGGGAAATATTAGAAAGGGCATTTGAAAATATCAGTAAGGGTAAACGGGGTAACTAA